In Anomaloglossus baeobatrachus isolate aAnoBae1 chromosome 3, aAnoBae1.hap1, whole genome shotgun sequence, one genomic interval encodes:
- the RWDD2A gene encoding RWD domain-containing protein 2A isoform X1, translating to MADLIPVPYFCDIRMSTGGRECLELQLLEMEMLFSMFPSKEDIVINGGTSLSSLRSYLEGTYESPPPFLQFSIFVKTENLKDKAELQVHLPHSYPTKEPQLFVRSSALDKLQHNDLNKCLATYVSSLDRGDLCITNAIQWLTDNISSYVEKSKNSNGNEADAKNVTMTFRRMWIYSHHIYRQELKKKILDCAKRLNLTGFCLTGKPGVICIEGNKEQCEEFWRDIRYPNWKHISCKHTESVQVTDSMDALRLFQTFEELIFEAHGDYGLRNDYHMDLGQFFEYLRQHQSDHIFQILFGIEGKS from the exons ATGGCTGACTTAATTCCG GTGCCATACTTCTGTGATATTAGGATGAGTACAGGCGGGAGAGAATGCCTTGAACTTCAGCTCTTAGAGATGGAAATGCTCTTCTCAATGTTTCCTAGCAAGGAGGACATCGTCATCAATGGCGGGACTTCACTTTCCAGCTTGAgaagttatttagaaggcacataCGAGTCCCCACCACCATTTTTGCAGTTTTCTATTTTTGTTAAAACTGAGAATCTGAAG gataaagcagagctgcagGTGCATCTACCACACAGTTACCCCACAAAGGAACCTCAACTGTTTGTCCGCTCCAGTGCTTTGGACAAGCTGCAGCACAACGATCTCAATAAATGTCTAGCAACCTATGTAAGTTCTTTGGACCGTGGGGATCTGTGCATCACAAATGCAATCCAGTGGTTGACGGACAACATCTCCTCTTATGTGGAGAAATCCAAGAACAGCAATGGAAACGAAGCAGATGCAAAAAATGTTACCATGACTTTCCGTCGTATGTGGATCTATAGCCACCACATATATCGTCAGGAACTGAAGAAAAAGATCTTGGACTGTGCTAAACGACTTAACTTGACAGGTTTCTGCTTGACCGGGAAGCCAGGTGTGATATGTATAGAGGGGAATAAGGAACAATGTGAGGAGTTCTGGAGGGACATCCGCTACCCTAACTGGAAACATATCTCATGTAAGCACACCGAAAGCGTCCAAGTGACTGATTCCATGGATGCTCTAAGACTTTTCCAAACCTTTGAAGAGCTGATTTTTGAAGCACATGGAGATTATGGACTGAGGAACGATTACCATATGGACCTTGGGCAGTTCTTTGAATACCTCCGGCAGCATCAGAGCGATCATATCTTTCAGATATTATTTGGAATCGAGGGGAAATCTTGA
- the RWDD2A gene encoding RWD domain-containing protein 2A isoform X2 — protein MSTGGRECLELQLLEMEMLFSMFPSKEDIVINGGTSLSSLRSYLEGTYESPPPFLQFSIFVKTENLKDKAELQVHLPHSYPTKEPQLFVRSSALDKLQHNDLNKCLATYVSSLDRGDLCITNAIQWLTDNISSYVEKSKNSNGNEADAKNVTMTFRRMWIYSHHIYRQELKKKILDCAKRLNLTGFCLTGKPGVICIEGNKEQCEEFWRDIRYPNWKHISCKHTESVQVTDSMDALRLFQTFEELIFEAHGDYGLRNDYHMDLGQFFEYLRQHQSDHIFQILFGIEGKS, from the exons ATGAGTACAGGCGGGAGAGAATGCCTTGAACTTCAGCTCTTAGAGATGGAAATGCTCTTCTCAATGTTTCCTAGCAAGGAGGACATCGTCATCAATGGCGGGACTTCACTTTCCAGCTTGAgaagttatttagaaggcacataCGAGTCCCCACCACCATTTTTGCAGTTTTCTATTTTTGTTAAAACTGAGAATCTGAAG gataaagcagagctgcagGTGCATCTACCACACAGTTACCCCACAAAGGAACCTCAACTGTTTGTCCGCTCCAGTGCTTTGGACAAGCTGCAGCACAACGATCTCAATAAATGTCTAGCAACCTATGTAAGTTCTTTGGACCGTGGGGATCTGTGCATCACAAATGCAATCCAGTGGTTGACGGACAACATCTCCTCTTATGTGGAGAAATCCAAGAACAGCAATGGAAACGAAGCAGATGCAAAAAATGTTACCATGACTTTCCGTCGTATGTGGATCTATAGCCACCACATATATCGTCAGGAACTGAAGAAAAAGATCTTGGACTGTGCTAAACGACTTAACTTGACAGGTTTCTGCTTGACCGGGAAGCCAGGTGTGATATGTATAGAGGGGAATAAGGAACAATGTGAGGAGTTCTGGAGGGACATCCGCTACCCTAACTGGAAACATATCTCATGTAAGCACACCGAAAGCGTCCAAGTGACTGATTCCATGGATGCTCTAAGACTTTTCCAAACCTTTGAAGAGCTGATTTTTGAAGCACATGGAGATTATGGACTGAGGAACGATTACCATATGGACCTTGGGCAGTTCTTTGAATACCTCCGGCAGCATCAGAGCGATCATATCTTTCAGATATTATTTGGAATCGAGGGGAAATCTTGA